The genomic window GGGTTCCACAAAAATAGCTGCAGTGTTCTTGGTGATAACTTTTTCTACTGATTTAAGATCATTAAACTTAGCTCTTTTGAATCCTTTGAGAAGCGGACCAAATCCAGTTTTTTGAGGTTTAGAATCACCCGCACTTATGTTCAACATAGACCGTCCGTGGAAAGCATCTGTAAAGACGACAACTTCATATTTTTCAGGTTTACCCTTGTCATAAAAATATCTTCTTGCAAGTTTTATAGCTGCTTCGTTCGCCTCGTTTCCAGAATTTGAAAAAAATACTTTGTCGGCAAAGGTTTTTTTAGCCAATAGACTACTTAGCTCTAGGGCTGGTTCGTTATACAAATAATTACTTACATGCCAAAGTTTGGTGGACTGATCCTTTAAAACTTTTATAAGCTCTGGATGAGAATGGCCCAGGCAAGTCACAGCAATTCCGCCACCGAAATCTACATAGTCATTCCCTTCTTCATCCCATAAAATTGACTTTTTCCCCTTGACTGGAGTGAACCATGCGGGTGCATAATTTGGAGTAAGGGCAGTTCTATCAATAGAATTAATTTTTTTCTTTGTCATCTAGAAATTTAAATAAAAAATTTTGGTTTAATATAACAATTAATTATGGTTACTGCAGATCGTCTCGAAGCCAATAATACATTTAGATTAACTTTAAAGCCAAATCGTTCGATTTCTTGGAGGGGAAATTTAATTTTTCTATTGTTGATTTCGACTCCCATACTAATTATTGCTTTTGGTTTTTTATACGTTGGAGCACCAATTATTCTGCCTTTTGCTGGCCTCGAAATTTTGATAGTTTTGCTAGCGTCTTATTACGTTTACCAAAAAACAAACAAGCAGGAGATAATTACTATTTC from SAR86 cluster bacterium includes these protein-coding regions:
- a CDS encoding DUF2244 domain-containing protein; this encodes MVTADRLEANNTFRLTLKPNRSISWRGNLIFLLLISTPILIIAFGFLYVGAPIILPFAGLEILIVLLASYYVYQKTNKQEIITISPEKLIIEKGKFRPETSIEFIREWAYVFVERAKHPWYPVHIVISSKGQRVPVGEFLTDDDKKIFIEKMDEIIREIRVI